Proteins encoded together in one Impatiens glandulifera chromosome 1, dImpGla2.1, whole genome shotgun sequence window:
- the LOC124946321 gene encoding cytochrome P450 81Q32-like yields MKQIEIYLISLIITTILFIFLLKLIFKRKLNQNLPPSPPSLPILGHLHLLKKPLHRTLHHLSQTYGPVYLLRFGSRLALVVSSPSLAEECFTNNDVVFANRPRLMSGKHLNYNYNTIGASSYGHLWRNLRRVATVELLSATKLNMFLDIRQDEVKSMVKNLFMESKSKSKQGFTRVEMQSRCSELSFNIIMKMVAGNRYFGNKGNIVEDAKRFRKIISEIFQMVGASPGDFIPLLKWIDYKNREKRMLAVRDKMDVFMQRLIEEHRLLRGGGDENRSKTMVDAMLSLQDSDPQYNSDEIIKGMIMTMLSAGTDTSSVTIEWAMSLMLNNPDILKKASLEINDCIGQDRLVDETDLSKLPYIQSIANETLRLFPAAPLLVPHENSEACTIGGYDVPRGTILFVNAWAIHRDSSIWEEPTKFKPERFSHGGEECEGFKWIPFGMGRRRCPGGGLANKVVCLALAALVQCFEWERVSVELVDMLEGSGLTMPKAVPLEAMCKAREEMVHVLSHL; encoded by the exons ATGAAGcaaatagaaatatatttgatcTCTCTAATTATTACCaccattttgtttatttttctcttaaagTTGATCTTCAAGAGAAAGCTTAATCAAAATCTGCCGCCGAGCCCTCCTTCACTCCCAATCCTCGGCCATCTCCACCTCCTAAAGAAACCCTTACACCGAACCTTGCATCACCTTTCCCAAACCTACGGTCCGGTCTATCTTCTACGGTTCGGATCCAGACTAGCTCTCGTTGTTTCGAGCCCTTCCCTAGCCGAGGAATGTTTCACCAATAACGACGTCGTTTTTGCTAACAGGCCTCGACTCATGTCGGGCAAGCATCTTAACTACAATTATAACACCATCGGCGCCTCCTCCTACGGCCATCTATGGAGGAATCTCCGCCGCGTCGCCACCGTGGAGCTGTTGTCGGCCACCAAACTCAACATGTTTTTGGATATTCGACAGGATGAAGTTAAATCGATGGTCAAGAATCTGTTCATggaatccaaatccaaatccaaacaGGGGTTTACCAGGGTCGAGATGCAGTCTAGATGTTCGGAGCTGTCGTTCAACATTATCATGAAAATGGTAGCAGGAAACAG GTATTTTGGAAATAAGGGGAATATTGTTGAAGACGCAAAGAGATTTAGAAAGATAATAAGTGAGATATTTCAGATGGTGGGAGCATCTCCAGGAGATTTCATACCTCTACTTAAATGGATTGACTATAAAAACAGAGAGAAAAGAATGTTGGCGGTGAGAGATAAGATGGATGTTTTCATGCAGAGATTAATAGAAGAACATCGTCTTCTTCGTGGAGGTGGTGATGAGAATAGGTCAAAAACAATGGTCGACGCAATGTTATCTTTACAAGACTCAGATCCTCAATACAACTCCGATGAAATCATCAAAGGCATGATTATG ACAATGTTAAGTGCCGGGACAGACACTTCTTCCGTGACAATAGAGTGGGCAATGTCACTAATGTTAAACAACCCGGATATTCTAAAGAAGGCCTCTTTAGAAATAAATGATTGTATAGGCCAAGATCGCCTCGTGGACGAAACCGATCTCTCAAAGCTCCCATACATTCAATCCATCGCCAATGAAACCCTTCGTTTGTTCCCCGCAGCACCTTTGCTCGTACCACACGAGAACTCTGAGGCATGCACTATTGGAGGGTACGATGTTCCGCGAGGAACCATATTGTTTGTAAACGCATGGGCTATACATAGGGATTCTAGCATTTGGGAGGAACCTACAAAGTTCAAGCCGGAGAGATTTTCTCATGGTGGGGAAGAATGTGAAGGATTTAAATGGATTCCTTTTGGAATGGGAAGAAGGAGATGTCCGGGTGGTGGATTAGCGAATAAAGTCGTGTGCTTGGCTTTAGCCGCATTAGTACAATGCTTTGAGTGGGAAAGGGTTAGCGTGGAGCTAGTGGATATGTTAGAAGGGTCGGGTCTCACGATGCCTAAAGCGGTGCCATTAGAGGCAATGTGCAAAGCTCGAGAAGAAATGGTTCATGTGCTTTCACACTTATAA